A section of the Nerophis ophidion isolate RoL-2023_Sa linkage group LG16, RoL_Noph_v1.0, whole genome shotgun sequence genome encodes:
- the zgc:113307 gene encoding lumican isoform X2: MGVLRSLSVLLFVFAVASPTTLTDKDYGGIPLWIDRLLGEPSVLSLEGRLDRAWYRANNPQACPWQCDCPIQWPTALYCDRRSLAAVPGFLPAATQYLFLQGNNISSLSSPHLANITGLRWLILDHNRLTSDQLDRGFLQNQTLLNYFFANHNQLSSVPGGLPDGLKQLRLAHNKISSIVPGELKNLQNLTVLLLQGNRLKTINEGALDGLLGLHLLDLGNNSFSLVPKHLPPLVQQLYLSNNSLSGVDEDSLVGLVNLRHLGLSHCGLQSPHIHPEAFNLSSLLELDLSYNELVSVPTVTTTLQHLYLEANDILELNLTSFCREVGPLNYSRLKTLRLDGNKMSYRELPSDWASCLRAIESIQI, encoded by the exons ATGGGTGTGCTACGAAGTCTCTCGGTGCTGCTTTTTGTTTTCGCTGTGGCCTCGCCAACCACGCTGACTGACAAGGACTATGGCGGCATCCCCCTGTGGATCGACCGCTTGCTCGGCGAGCCCAGCGTGCTGAGCCTAGAGGGTCGCTTGGACCGAGCCTGGTACCGCGCCAACAACCCTCAGGCGTGTCCTTGGCAGTGTGACTGCCCCATTCAGTGGCCCACGGCGCTGTACTGCGACCGCAGAAGTCTGGCTGCCGTCCCTGGGTTCCTGCCAGCCGCAACTCAGTACCTGTTTCTGCAG GGAAACAACATCTCCTCCTTGTCTTCGCCACATCTGGCAAACATCACTGGGCTCCGTTGGCTCATCCTGGACCACAACCGTTTGACAAGTGACCAACTAGACCGGGGTTTCCTGCAAAACCAGACGCTACTGAATTACTTCTTCGCCAACCACAACCAGCTGAGCTCGGTACCCGGCGGTCTGCCAGACGGTCTCAAGCAGCTCAGACTCGCCCACAACAAAATCAGCAGCATCGTGCCCGGTGAGCTGAAGAACTTGCAGAACCTGACGGTGCTGCTTTTGCAAGGAAACCGACTGAAGACCATCAACGAGGGAGCGCTCGATG GTCTCCTTGGTCTTCACCTGCTGGACCTCGGCAACAATTCCTTCTCATTAGTCCCCAAACATTTACCGCCCTTGGTGCAGCAGCTCTATCTGTCCAACAACTCCCTCTCTGGGGTCGACGAGGACAGTTTGGTGGGGTTGGTGAACCTCAGGCACCTTGGTCTAAGTCACTGCGGCCTGCAGAGCCCCCACATCCACCCTGAGGCATTCAACCTCTCCAGCCTTCTGGAACTGGACTTGTCCTACAACGAGCTCGTGAGCGTACCCACGGTGACCACCACCCTGCAGCACCTTTATCTGGAGGCCAATGACATTCTAG AGCTCAACTTGACCAGTTTCTGCAGAGAAGTGGGCCCTCTGAACTACTCCAGGTTGAAGACCCTGCGACTGGACGGCAACAAGATGTCCTACCGAGAGCTCCCGTCCGACTGGGCCTCCTGTCTGAGAGCCATCGAAAGTATTCAGATTTGA